The proteins below come from a single Planctomycetota bacterium genomic window:
- a CDS encoding cytochrome P450: MVETAELPLSLYHLLDPEVLANPYPLYARLRSENPVHWDPYLHAWIVTRYEDVITVLSKFSAERAPTPEFFAALGAPEVSPIAAVMVKQMLFRDGAAHSRLRKLAAGAFVPARVRVLHDRIQEIATKLVDDIIARGTGRLDMLADFAEPLPAIVTAEMLGVPVEDHQNLKDWSVTFAEMLGNFQHNPDRLPGVQRAVENLSAYFQERIREQRVTPREGLVHTLLNAEIDGDRLTEDEVIANCIVTMVGGLETTTNLIGNGMLSLLRNPDQMERLRREPEIMPAAVEELLRYESPSQHTARLAPEDTMLGGKLIRKRQAVIAVMAAGNRDPERFPEPDRLDFDRPDNRHLAFGWAAHFCFGAPLARIEAVISFETLLRRFPVLELTDEPLSWRDNLGLRGLRSLPLTYRT; this comes from the coding sequence GTGGTTGAAACCGCTGAACTGCCGTTGAGCCTGTACCACTTGCTCGATCCCGAAGTGCTGGCGAACCCGTACCCGCTCTACGCTCGGCTGCGCAGTGAAAACCCGGTTCACTGGGATCCATACCTGCACGCGTGGATCGTCACGCGGTACGAAGACGTGATCACCGTGCTCAGCAAGTTCTCGGCTGAGCGCGCGCCGACGCCCGAGTTCTTTGCCGCGCTGGGCGCGCCCGAGGTGAGCCCGATCGCGGCCGTGATGGTCAAGCAGATGCTGTTCCGCGACGGCGCGGCCCACTCGCGGTTGCGCAAGCTGGCCGCTGGGGCGTTTGTGCCGGCGCGGGTTCGCGTACTACATGATCGCATCCAGGAAATCGCCACCAAGCTGGTCGATGACATCATCGCCCGCGGCACGGGCCGGCTGGACATGCTGGCCGACTTTGCCGAGCCGCTGCCGGCGATCGTGACGGCCGAGATGCTGGGCGTGCCGGTTGAAGATCATCAGAACCTGAAGGATTGGTCGGTGACGTTTGCCGAAATGTTGGGCAATTTTCAACACAATCCCGATCGGCTGCCCGGCGTGCAGCGCGCGGTCGAAAACCTGTCGGCTTACTTCCAAGAGCGCATCCGCGAGCAGCGCGTGACGCCGCGCGAGGGGTTGGTCCATACGTTGTTGAACGCCGAAATCGATGGTGACCGGCTGACCGAAGACGAAGTGATCGCCAACTGCATCGTCACGATGGTCGGCGGCCTGGAGACGACGACAAACCTGATCGGCAACGGCATGCTCTCGCTGCTGCGCAACCCGGACCAGATGGAACGCCTGCGCCGCGAGCCCGAGATCATGCCAGCCGCGGTCGAGGAGTTGTTGCGTTACGAAAGCCCAAGTCAGCACACGGCGCGCTTAGCGCCGGAGGACACGATGCTGGGCGGCAAGCTGATTCGCAAGCGGCAAGCGGTGATCGCCGTGATGGCGGCGGGCAACCGCGACCCCGAGCGGTTCCCCGAACCCGATCGACTTGACTTCGATCGCCCCGACAACCGGCACCTGGCCTTTGGTTGGGCGGCCCACTTCTGCTTTGGCGCGCCGCTGGCGCGAATCGAAGCGGTGATCTCGTTCGAGACCTTGCTGCGGCGGTTCCCCGTGCTGGAACTGACCGATGAACCCTTGTCGTGGCGCGACAACTTGGGGCTGCGCGGCTTGCGATCCCTCCCTTTGACCTACCGCACCTAA